In Numida meleagris isolate 19003 breed g44 Domestic line chromosome 19, NumMel1.0, whole genome shotgun sequence, the sequence GTCATATTATTATAAACGTAGGGGGCATTAAGTATTTGCTCCCATGGACCACGCTTGATGAATTCCCACTGACACGCCTGGGACAACTAAAATTCTGCAACAATTTTGATGACATCCTAAACATCTGTGATGATTACGATGTGACATGTAACGAGTTCTTTTTTGACCGCAACCCAGGAACGTTTAGGACAATCCTGACCTTTTTGAGGGTTGGAAAACTTCGGCTCCTGCGTGAGATGTGTGCGCTGTCTTTTCAAGAGGAGCTGCTCTACTGGGGAATTGAGGAAGACAACTTGGATTGGTGTTGTAAGAGGAGGTATCTGCAAAAAATGGAGGagcttacagaaataaatgaacgGGAGGATGACCttatagaaaatgaaacaacaggTGAAACAGTAGAGGAGACAAAAATTGGCTTGTGCATGAAAAAGTTGCAAGACATGGTAGAAAGACCCCAGTCTGGCCTCCCTGGGAaggtgtttgcttgtttgtctgttttatttgtaaCTATTACAGCAGTGAATTTGTCCATCAGCACCATGCCTGACctgagggaagaggaggatAAGGTAAGTTCCCTTTTCAGGTTAGAAAATGGTACGTGCTGGGCGGAGCAGAACAACCACAAAGTCTGATGGTGTTGATTTGAATAGGGATTTTGCAGCTGCCTttagatggaagaaaaaattacacaaagAATACTGGAAATCTTATGGGACTGTGTTCAATTACCTACAAAAGAATTGATCGTATCAAATTCTATGtccaaagaaaatgttgtttctggGCATTCTTCTGTATAACATTCTTCTCTATATAACACCTTATTAAGCTTGCATTTGCTATTTGGAATGCCTGAAATTACCAAGCAATATCTTCTGTGGAATAAGCAGTTCTTTCCTAAGATTTGCATTTAACTTGTTCCAATTTGTCATTGTGTTTTCCCATAGCAACAGCTTCAATTCCTTTAATATTTTGGGTTtaaaaaagcccacaaaacTCTCTTCCTGTCACTGTACCAACTAAAATAGTTATTATCCGAGTGCTGATTACAAACTCCTCCTCTTTCCTACAGGGTGAGTGTTCCCAGATGTGCtacaatattttcattgtgGAATCTGTCTGTGTGGCGTGGTTTTCACTGGAGTTCCTGCTGAGATTCATCCAGGCAAAGAGCAAGTTTGCATTTCTGAGGAGACCGTTAACTCTGATAGACATAATAGCTATTTTGCCATATTACATCACTTTGCTGGTAGACACCACTTCGGTGGGCTACAAGAAGCCCAGCTCTGGGAGCATCTACCTGGACAAAGTCGGTCTGGTCCTCCGAATACTCCGTGCCTTGAGGATTCTGTACGTCATGCGGCTGGCCAGGCACTCCCTGGGGCTGCAGACGCTGGGGCTGACCGCCCGCAGGTGCACCCGGGAGTTcgggctcctgctgctcttcctctgcGTGGCCATCGCACTGTTTGCACCGCTCCTGTACGTCATTGAGAACGAGATGGCGGACTCGCAGGAGTTCACCAGCATCCCCGCGTGCTACTGGTGGGCTGTCATCACCATGACCACGGTAGGCTACGGAGATATGGTTCCCAGGAGCATTCCCGGCCAAGTGGTGGCACTGAGCAGCATACTGAGTGGCATCCTCCTCATGGCATTCCCAGTCACTTCCATCTTCCACACGTTCTCACGCTCCTACATTGAGCTAAAGCAAGAACAGGAAAGAATCATGTACAGGAGGGCACAgttcttattaaaaacaaagtctcAGATAAGCAATGCATCACAAGGGAGTGATATTTTATTCCCAAGTATCTCTACTGACAATAGGGCAATGAATGACATTTAAGttactgtttttcctcatgtcaGGTAATGTTTTGTTGTATCAAATTCCATCTTTTACTTTGCTTCGGAAGCATTTTACAAAGGTAACCCtcattttgaaaggaagaaaaggggcCATTAACCAGGAACGGATGTGGTTTAAGAAGTCTCCAATTATGCTGTTTCTTTCCCCAACCTTCCCAGTATTGTGCACAGGACAGGTCTTTCACTGAGGTCATACAGTGGGATTTTAGGGATGAGAAGTTCTCTGACAAAAATAACGTATAATTCTGTACTCGAGAggatgttttgtcttttgtactgcacatttttttccaactgaatCACAATGTATATAATCATTAAGCAGGCTGTCATTTTTCTTGTatataaataatgtaaatacaACAAAATTAATGGCTAAATTCTCTCCCAGTAAAATGCCTTAGAGCATGATTGAAATAACCACAGAGGTTTGTCCCACTGCACTCTTAAAGAACGTTGTCAGATTTGTCattcacagcagcagccataCGTTTCTTTGTAAGTCAGCCCTAAACATAACAGGAGCAAAAAAGAACCGAGCTGTTTGTATCATAACCTTGCTGAAGATGTAAATACTCAGAGCTCATCAGCttcaaaatttaaatgaagttaCAATATTGATCCTGCATCACTGAATGCAGGATTCCAAGGAACGGAGTCTTTTGAGTTTTGTTGCATTTAATATCATCAAGGGGAGGCTAGCTgcaaatcaaatgaaatatgCATGGTAAGATGCCAGCCATTCCCTACCATCTGTTTCCATGTTTTTACTTTACCTCAGATatgaaacagaattaaaagaGGCCTGTTTCCAGGGAACACCCTACTGTTGCTTGACGAATCAATATTGCAGCTACCCATTCACATTCAGCATTGGGTTCTTTAGAGGGAGCAGAAAATATGTGGTCGTGGGAAGTTGCcaatgatgaaaaaaaagcaaatatcatTTGAGTCACGGAGCGGGGGGTGCTGACAGCTTTATCCTTCCCTGTCCTCAATCACGAGGGACTTAAGAGTTGATTAACTATACCTTCACCATTATTAAAGACATCATAGAGTAATGGAGAAAATTTTGAATGGGCTATGAAAAGGCAATTAAGGCCCTCAAGCACAACTGTGTATTATTTATCCACACAGGTGGCTTGGCCCAGGTTCCCTGCTGACATCTGGGGCAGTACCTGGGTCAGGGAAGAGCTCAGGTTTGGCACCTGCTCCTGTGCAGATAAATGCCAGACCTCCCATTTGTTGTGGAGGGAATGAGACTGGTTTGCTTAACAATGCAGGAGACAAACTccagaacttaaaaaaaaaaaaaaaaagtataaaatcCACTTGTTTGACTTCATTTGTGCtcagaggcaaagaaaaaataaacttgtgaatttcactttttttccccccctcattAGCTGTTAGGAGTTAGGGAGATTTGGAATAGGAAGTTCCCATCACATTTACTAATGCTTCTCTACCCCAGTTTGCAGAAACCCTGTTGCTTATTGGCCTTTCTGTGGCAGGTTGCTGGGAGTGCCAGCACACATGATGGTTTGGTGTTTTAGATGAAGGCCAAGGACACAAACAGCatcctttcaaaaacaaaatttgttccTCAGCCCAAGATGTTCAGTCAAGCCCTCATTacactggttttcttttcaaatatcttaaataaaatttgaatgtgttttgctatacttatttttaaggaataatTTCCAAACTTTAAAAAGTGCACTCTGCAAATAATTAGGGCTCTAAGAATCTTCTGTCACAGAAAAACATGCCTGTGGAGCAGTACTATGGAGAGCTAACACACCCAGCATAAACTCTCAGCAATTAATTATGTGCCAGAGCTAGGAATATAACCAGCTTTTCACTCGTTCTTCAGCTTTAATTAGAGTTGGATAAAAAGCAGGAACATCGTGACAAAAAGGGACAAATTTTCCATCCAAAATGCTCTTAATTTCAAAGGTGTTTGATCATCTGTAGCATTGGCTCCAATACAAGTGCTATACGTCCTTCTTCCTTTGTATCAGCATTCATTACAGGAAGAAATGGTAATTAGATTGGTCCTGTGAGCAACTGTTGCCTATGTCAGAATGCGTGCGACAGGCTGAGCCCTACATTTGGAAGCAAGAAAGGAGAACTTGAGACTCACCAAATAAAACCTAAGCTTATCTCCCTTTTATTCTAGCTAACAAATCCATCcattttttcagtgtctgtACACTGAGTAAtactcatttatttcatgtatcACTTTATTTCCATCCCAGAATTATAACTTGATTCTGAAGACtgtgtccagaaaaaaaaaaaaaaaaagagatcacCCTGAAGCTGGGTGTTGGTTGAGCAAACCCGTGACTGCATCGctcctgctgggagctctgcctgAGCCAGGAACAAATCGCCTCGCAGGATGTACCCCTATAGAACCGAGTACTTGGCAGCACATCACTTGTAAGCGTATCAACATGTCTCGCTCTGAGTCATTGTAACAAACTTGCTTATGTTTTACACAAGGTAACGCATACTGTAGTCCTTATGCTAAATAAATCCAGATATACGTCTTAAGAGCACAACATTAGTATGAAACCCACATGCTACGTTCTAGCTTTTACTGTGAAGGCGGAACATTTAAGGTGATTATGCCTCTTTAGAGTACATTATCTGAGATTTTAGTCAAATTCGTGGAAATTATGGATTGATTCAAAAAGCTGTTTCCAGTGACACAGCTGACAGCTACCAAGTCAGCTATCACTcctcttttgcattttaacagCATGTGCAGTCAACAAGAAAGTTCCAATAAAAAACACTGTGCTCTTatgaaggcaaaaaaatgtttgaattgcCACTGATAGAGTGGTGCATGTCTCCAATAGAGATAGGCTTGCATTGCTATTTATATTAACCTGTGTatactgcagaaatacagtACGAATTCAAACAGCAATAGCTGTATTAATTTTGAACAATAAAGCGTTAGGCTCTCCTTTCATTTCCGTGTGCTTCTTAAGGTGTGGAAGGACTGTCACAAGTGCTATAGGCAGGCACGACCGACTGCAGGAGGTGAgaagtgagcagcagcagagggagagtTTGGGCAACGAGCACCACCAGCTGAAGCACGGtgactgtggaaaaaaataaagcttttgttAGGAAATAAGATTATCTGAGTATAGGAAAAGCTAGGCCCCAGTTCAGTGGTTTGAGTACAGAAGACTTTCTTGCACGTTACCCCCAAGAATCACAGTCAGTTACTGACTTGTTAATTGTGACATAATCCTAACACAATTAAAACCATTTCAACAAAGAAATTAACATTCAGAAAAGAGCTGGAAGAATGCATGGACatgggggaagagaaaaacCCTCAATAAAACCAGAATTTCCAGGCAAGGTGTTGTACTGAATTACTTTCTCCCTAACCTTTCCCTCCTCCACCTTTACTTCCtcaaaaacagtaacaaaagtAAAGCCATTAATGAGTGCAACACTAATGAAGGGAGACAGAGACACAGGTATTTAACCATACAACACAGAATATTGGTTACTAGGGGAGCATAACACTGTAACATGATAGCGCAGCAATGATAACAGAGCTGCGaggtcccaggctgcagcaagtgaggacttgctcaaatacaacaggcacaaacataaaggaaaaactCTACTTACCTatagaaggcctcaggtagaTAGGGATCTCCAGCAGGACACCCTCAcctcccctgccaacccttaaatgaggtctgggcaggggtggatcctggctccagcccttccggtcactcagacacattgcatgcacctgggctctgctgggctgaccctgccttcccaccaggtgctccatcactgctccaggccatgacttagcatttccactgcagtgAGCTGAAGCATTGCACTTTTGTTATAGGTTGAGGTTTCAGGGAAATTTCTCTTTTGGGGATATATGGGACTTGTCTTCATTTCCACCtttatattttttcactgtaatttaGAACTCCCAACTTCCATAGTCAGCAGTCTTAGCGGTGTCATTGAATAGTCAGAGACTTTAGCAATTCCAGTTAAGCAACAATTATACAGAATTGAATCATGAATTTGCACATCATCAGATACACgtctgggaaggaaaagcagcacgCTCTATACATTCAAGACTTGTTTGGCTAGAACTTAACTTGATGCAAACGGCCGATGCAAAAGCAAAAGAGGTTTTGCTATA encodes:
- the KCNG1 gene encoding potassium voltage-gated channel subfamily G member 1, with translation MTLLPGENSDYDYSALSCASDASFNHAFFPETETLKGVFYQRAKLIHPDEDLLKGFHPDDRKRHIIINVGGIKYLLPWTTLDEFPLTRLGQLKFCNNFDDILNICDDYDVTCNEFFFDRNPGTFRTILTFLRVGKLRLLREMCALSFQEELLYWGIEEDNLDWCCKRRYLQKMEELTEINEREDDLIENETTGETVEETKIGLCMKKLQDMVERPQSGLPGKVFACLSVLFVTITAVNLSISTMPDLREEEDKGECSQMCYNIFIVESVCVAWFSLEFLLRFIQAKSKFAFLRRPLTLIDIIAILPYYITLLVDTTSVGYKKPSSGSIYLDKVGLVLRILRALRILYVMRLARHSLGLQTLGLTARRCTREFGLLLLFLCVAIALFAPLLYVIENEMADSQEFTSIPACYWWAVITMTTVGYGDMVPRSIPGQVVALSSILSGILLMAFPVTSIFHTFSRSYIELKQEQERIMYRRAQFLLKTKSQISNASQGSDILFPSISTDNRAMNDI